In Spartobacteria bacterium, the sequence ACGAGGCGGCTCCCGATGCGCATGCCGTCGCCTCGTACCTCGAATGTTGCCGCTCCCAAGGTCGCTGCTGGCGGGGGTACGCCAGCCCTTCTCCGCAAGATCCGAATGCCGGCATATAAAAGGGCGTCGTCGCCGGGGTACCGTTGCCGACGCACTCCAAGGTATTGGACACCCTGGTGTGCGGTGGCAACGAGTACTCGAGGCGACACCGCCTTGTAATAGGGAGACAACGAGTGTACTCACGAGGCGGCTCCTGACATTGTGCCGCCGCCTCGCGGGTATGCTCCACATAGCACCAATAATGCCCATGAGCATGAAGCGCGTGTCTCTTCTTGCAGCGGGGACAGATCTCCGGTCGTGATAAATCACAAACTAATCCGTTGTCATCGTCTGGTTTGTCAGTTAGCTTAGTTGATGTCTGCTGGATTATTTGGATGTTCTTCATCAGACACTGGAACGGCTTTTGATTTCAATTAAAAGGCGTTCCTTTTTCCATCACCTTTCTCATGTTTCACTAAGGCACACAGCATGCAGTCGGTAAAAACACACAAAACAAAACAGAACAAACGAAGCGGTCAGGCTATGATCGAAACCGTGATCATTCTGCCTGTCTTGCTGTTACTGGTTCTGGGTGTGATGCATTTCGGCGTGCGTATGCTGAGTCAGGCTCGTTGTGCCATGGCCGTGCGTTATGCCGTCTGGTGCGGAACCCATGATCATTATTCCGATATGGAAAAACTGGTCAAAAAGAACTTTTTCCCCACCACCGTTGATAAAGACAGCTGGAATTCGCTGACTATCAAAAAGAGTTACATCAATACCGCCACCGGCCTGCCGATTATTGATCCTTTTATGAAACTGCTGCCCGACAGCATGACGAAAAAGAATGTCAAAGTAACGTTGCAGTATGCCCAGAATAAGATGTCCTATGCGGCACCGGGCGAAGCGGGCGGATCGGCCTTTCTCTGGACGGATACGGTTCAGAATTATCCTGTTTCCGCCGCTGGAATCGATGGCGTTTACTGGAACAAAATCAATGATTTAGTGAAGAAATTCTTCCCCTTTTTGTAGGTGGAAAAGATTCAAAACGTACTTGAACCGTCACGCTCCATGGCACTTATTCTTTTTTTCGCTGTATCCAGATATTCCGCATTATTATCAATACCAATAAATTTTCTGCCCAATTTTTTGCACACCACACCGGTTGTCCCACTGCCACAAAATGGATCGAAAACGATATCTCCATGGACGCTTGATGCAATTATGGCTCTTCGAATAATTTCCTCTGGTTTTTGGGTGGGATGCTTGCCAAACGTTTTCTCAGAAGGATCAGCTGCTGGGAATGTCCAAATATCTCTCCACACTGATTTCATAGATTGTCCATTAGATATTTCCCTCAGGGCCTCGTAGTTATATAGGTGTTTTGCGTATTTGTTTTTTGATGCCCAGACTAGATGTTCTGATGCGTGAACAAAGTATTTCTTTGTTAAATTAGGGGGCGGGTCTTTTTTCTCCCAAACCACGTTGTTTAAAATTTTAAATCCGAGTTCTTGCAGTGCAAATCCAACAGAGAAGAAGTTGTGAAATGTTCCGCACACCCAGATCGTAGCATCTTTCTTCAATATACGCTGGCATTCAGAAATCCATTTTTTGTTGAAAGAATGTATTTCGTGAATCGGGCGTGCTTTGTCCCAATCTCCTTTGTCTACATCTGCGACCTTACCATTGTGACAAGTCAAACCGCCTGATGACAGAAAATACGGTGGGTCAGCAAATATCAGATCAATACAATGATTTGGAATGTTTTCGAAAAACAGCAATGTGTCATCATTGTACAATTTAATTCCGCTGGAAGCGTCGCAATAAAATGGTTCCCTTGTATTCTCCGCAACGATTTCAGGTTGTGAAAAGTCAACAACATCGGCATAGCAGAGCGTTTGATAGTTCATGCTGTGCTTCACCTTATCCCATATGCACTTTATCTGCTTGCGAATGATTGGAGTATGTATTCCAGTCTGGAACATACTCATCTGCCTGGTTTCCCCAAGTTGCCCATCCATTTCGTGTGCCGCGTCCAAAAAGTTCCAAGAATGGTCCCCAGCTGCATGATTCTATTAAGTCATACTGTTCATCGGGTTTTCGACTGTGCTCCCGCTTGCGGGTGGATAGTATATTTTCCTGACTTCTTCCCGGCTGCAATGTTCTGATATTTTTACCTCGGATGCCAAAAAGAATCATTTCTGTAACATTTCTGAAGTAAAAGCCCACCCCGCGTCGATCTGGTCCGCCGTCTTTTCTTATTTTGTACCAGATTAAATTTGTCTTATACTTAAAGCCCCAGCTTTCCATAACCTGCATTCCTTCTGCTAGCAGCGCGTTAGGAACCCATAGATAAAGGTGTGCTCTTTCTTCCGCAATAGCTTCAACCGGCATCGCCTTTATCTCTTCTAACGTGAGGGTGTTGTAGCGGGAAAGTCGTTTATGCTCCGGAGCCATTTTTCCTGTTCTATTCTGAAATTGCCATGGTGGATCCGCAAGAATTGTAGCGAATCTTCTGTTTCCCGCAAAACGTAATAGATCTTCGGATACGTTCATTTCAGTCATCCTCATAAAGTTTTTTAGAAATGCCGAAAACAACAATCGGGCACCCAGCACCGCCACCGCCTTCAATTCGTGGGAGCAGTTTGCTCATATGTGTTGTAGAAGCACCGTAAGATGTCCCCTTTCCTAATTCATTGAATATATCTTGAAGGTGGTCACAGCGAGTGATTATGACTCCCACGCTTATGGCACGCAGGTCAAAAAGCAGTCGGAAATTATTTAGGTCACGATCAAAAAAAGGATCTTTGTTATTCCATTCAATCTCAAGTGCAACTCTATTTTTGAAGCAGTCAATCTTGTGTGTTGGCGTATCCATTACATGTTCATCAACGACGACTTGAGTTGCAAATTCTTTTTCAATCCATCCTTTTTTATAAAGATAGCTATCAATGAAGCCTGATATTTATGATTTGCTCCCTCCAGGTCTTATGATCGAACTTTTTTTTAAGCGAAATGCCTCCAGAACGGATATAACATCATCCCATTCGTTCGCAAAATCCTCCTTCAAAATTGCACATGCATGCTTCCATTCATGTACTTCGTAATGTTCTCTGACAAAAATCGGTAACAACTCAATGCTCATTTTATGTAAAACCTCGGTTAAGCACGATAAACACGCTTCCTAATTTATTCATTTGCGCTATAGTGACAGACAGTAGTGTAGATTACTATCAATTATGACGGCAGATTAAAAAAAATATTATTATTGCAGTAAGCAGTGCAGATAAAAATGGAAGAGCAGTGTTTACTGATACTCAAAACAAGTAAAACAGGATAAGCGGATTCAAAATTGTGGCGAATACTAATTTCAATATCGTTTCGATGCTAATCGGTGCAGTCCTCACTTTGCTCTACGCTGCGGCGTCGGCGTCGGCTTTTCTGCCGGTTCCGGGGGTGCATAATTTGAACGTGGTTTCCGACGTATATATTGATGGAAGCTATGTGGCGCAGCAGCCTTTTGAATCGGATCAATCGATGGAACAGGTTCTGGAGAATTGTCGCATGATGGTGGAGGCTATGGACTGGGAACCGGTGGAACCCTGTTCGGATCTGTTGGATGCCGTGCCTTTTGGCGGAGACAAATATCGGAACATGGTTATGGCCAAAGCGGGGGACGTGACCTGGATTGCGTTTGTCGATGACGAACGAAGCTGTGGCGGGTGCAGCGGGCGGTTTGTCGTGATGTTTCCCGGGGAAAGCAGGGCGGAACTTCCGGGCATAGGCTTGATTTATCCGAGCGGAGACGTCACTATGAATGCTTCGCACAGAGAAGGTGCGCAGCAGAGCGTCTCATTGGTACTTGAAACGGTGGAAATGCCCGATATTGTTTTGCCCTATGTGAGGGATCGGTTGCGGCAGGTTGGCTGGCGTCAAAACATTGACGTTCAGAATATTACACAGTTGTTTGGTCAGGGTGACAGCGTAGGAGCCATGTTTTACAGCGATAACGGAGCCTTGTGGATTATGGCCTCGCCAAGCGATGGGGCGCACTGGCAGTATCTATTTAAATTACAGCGAAACGTGGCAACGGAGGGTCTATTATGAGCAGGTATTTGGCATTAATTATAGCGCTGATTTCGGGCGCATTGGCGGTGGTTCTGATCTATGGCTATGTGGGCCGAATGAAGAAAGATGTCTATGCGGGCATGGAACTGGTGCCTGTGCTGGTGGCGGCGACGGATATCGCGGAGGGATCTCATCTGACGGGCGATAATGTGGCTTATCGGGAGTATCCCAAGAAGTATATCAGTCAGCGTTCCATTGGAGTCAAAGAAGGCACCATGGCACTGGGGGCGGTCACTAAATTCAATATCGAAAAGGGCAAACCGATTCTATGGTCCGATTTGGAAGAATCCAGTATCACCGAGCAGGGTTTTGCAGAGCTGCTGCAGTCCGGTATGACCACCTTTGTACTGCCCGTCACCGATGTTACCGGTGTGGCTGGAAGATTGAAACCCAATCAGCGGGTGGACGTCCTGTATACCTTTGACATGAGCTGGCTGCGGGGGCCGAGTAAACCTGATGTGGTAAGTATGGAGCCGCAGGATGTTGAATCGCTGAAAAAATATGTCATGAAATCCATGGCCCGCGAAGCAACAGGGCAGGGCGAAGATCCGGCCACGGCGGTGCTGCTGCAGAATGCACTGATACTGGCCACGGGATCCACTGTGATGCAGGATGCCGGTTCGCTGAACAACGGCGATTCGTCAGCGGATACATACAGTTCGGTGACCCTGATGGTGACTCCTCATCAGAGCCGCGTGCTCACCTTTTCCATGGGACATGGTACGCTATCGCTGGCACTGCGCAAAACAGGCGACAGCATGGAGGATAAAAATCCGGAAATCATCACCAAATCCGTCATGCTAAAGCAGCTGCTGGGCAGCGATGCCGACGAAGAAAAAATTACGATTATGCAATAGCCCGAAAACAAAACGATTGAAGTCAGAAGTGAAAAGACGCCTATGAAAACACCATATCGATTCAACATGCAGCTGATAACAGGCCTCATGTGTATGCTGGCCTTTGCCGTGCACGGACAACAGGGTGACACGGATCAAATGCTGGCTCAATGGGCGGCATCGGATATCTCTGTTGAATCCATGAAGATCCAGATCGGCGAACAGAAAACCGTGAATGTGGTGGATTCCAATCGCATTTCCATCGGCCGCAGGGGCATCGTCGATGTGCGGGTGCTGGACGAGGATGAGGTGCTGGTAACCGGCGTGCAGGTGGGTATTACCGAACTGCTTTTCTGGGATAACAGTCAGAAACGTCGCTCTCTGCGCCTGGAAGTGGTTCCGCCGCTGGATTATCTGGCGAGGGATATCGGACGGGTGCTGTCGGATATCCAGAATGTGCGGGTCTCTGTGGTGGGGCAGCGCATTGTGGTAGACGGGAAACTGTTGACTAAGGACGATGCAGAGCGCGTCAAAACCATCGTCGAACAGCTGGGCGGGAATAACGTTATCAATCTCACAACCATTGACCGCGGACCGGAAAATGTTTTGGTGGAAGATTTTATCGTAAAGACATTTGGTCAGGATACCGTCAGTGCCCGCATTGTCGGCGGAACGGCGTATCTCAGCGGCTTTGTGTATAATTTGCCGCAAAAAGAGCGCCTGCTGGCCCTGGCGCAGACGCAGGTAGAAAAGGTTGTGGATCTGGTGGATATCCGGGAAGTCATGATCGACACAGAAATCCTGTTTGTCAAAATCACCCGCAGCGCGGGATTTAATATCGGGATTAATCTGCTGGATGGTGGTGACGGCCTGGTGCCAAATATTGAACTTCAGGGCAGCCGGTCAAAGACCGACGGCGACTGGAGCGCGATGGACATCGGGATCACTTGGACGCTGAATCTGATTCCGCGGCTGAATGTCATCATGAGCCGAGGTCACGGTTCTATTTTATCACGTCCCCATATCATCACAAAGAGCGGCGAAAAGGGTTCCTTTCAATCGGGCGGAACCCTGTACTACAAAGTGGCCGGTGCCATGGCGGCGGATTTGGAAAGCGTGGATTACGGCCTGATCATCGAGGTGGAACCGCATTTCCGCAGCCGCGAAGAAATTGTCAGCACCGTCAGTTTAGTCATGTCTATTCCCACGACGAAATCCGGATCACAGGATTTGGCACTGGATAAATACCAGATGCAGAACACGGTGTCCTGCAAGCTGGGACAAAGCATCATCATTTCCGGTTTTCTAGAAAGCATGCGCAATAAATCCAATTCTCAAACGCCCATTCTCGGCGATATTCCGCTGTTGAATTTCTTTTTCAGCAGCAAGCAGCGCGATGATACCGACACGGAAATTGTCGCCATTATCACCCCCCGCGTGATGAATGCCGCCGATCCGTCTATCGAATCCATGATGAATCCCGGAGCCGCGACAACCAATATTGTCAACGAGATGAAATCAGTGGATGCGCCTCTGGATTCGCCATTGGACGCGTATCGTCCCACGACACCTCCGTTGTACCCACCCCTTTAATCATCAGGAAAGATCAACATGGCCAAACTGCTGCACAAAGATGGAACGGTTTCCGATCTGGGATTCCTGAAAAACAACGAATTTGCGGTGCTGGGCACATCGGCTAAAGCCGATATCCGTCTCCATGGCAAGGGGATTCATGCCATTCATTGCCATATTATTAATGTGCGGGGACGGTACTATTTGCGGCCATTATCCCATCGCAAAGCGGTGTATGTGAATAACACCCAGATTCGCGAAAAAGAACTGCTGCTGGAAAACGGGCAGACCCTGCGACTGGGCGACTGGACCATGATTTATCAGATCGCAGGCATCGATCACCTCGAAGAGGCCGCCAAAGGCACGGCATCTTCGGACTCCACCCGTAATGTCTCGCCCAAAGAACAGCTGAAACAGCGGATTCATCGTTTATTACTTGATCGCATGGATTTAAAAGGGTTGGAACAAGCCGGTGACGAAACAGAAAGCAAGGAACTGCGTCGTCATGCCGCCGATATTATTCGCGATATCATGAAGGAATTTGATGAGCAGCTGCGCATTCTGCAGCTGGATCATGACGCGTTTTATAATGAAGTCGTTGACGATGTATTGGGACTGGGGCCATTAGAAGGGTTGTTGCGTGACGATACCGTTTCCGAAATCATGGTGGGGGCTGGATATCATATTTTTGTGGAACGCAGGGGCGTTATTGAACAGACGAATCGACAGTTCAGCAATCATAATCAGTTGATTACCATCATTGAACGCATTGTTGGTCCGCTGGGTCGCCGTATTGACGAAAGTTCACCCATCGTTGATGCGCGTCTGCCTGACGGGTCACGTGTGAATGCGGTGATTTCTCCCATCGCGCTGGACGGACCGTCACTGAATATCCGTAAATTTGCCAAGACCCCTTTGAAAGTGGATGATTTATTACAGTTTGGGTCATTATCGCCGCAGATGGCTGATTTTTTGCGCATTGCCGTCGCAAAACGACGCAACATCATTATTTCCGGAGGAACCGGATCAGGAAAGACCACATTGTTGAATGTAGTGTCGTCCTTTATTTCTCCGTCCGAACGTATTGTGACCATTGAGGATTCGGCGGAACTGCGACTGGAACAGGCGCATGTGATTCGACTGGAGGCCCGTCCGCCCAATATCGAGGGACGCGGGGAAATATCCATCCGTACTTTGGTGCGCAACGCGTTGCGCATGCGGCCTGACCGCATTATTGTCGGGGAATGTCGCGGTGGTGAATCCCTTGATATGCTGCAGGCGATGAATACCGGTCATGATGGATCGCTGACCACCGTGCATGCCAATTCACCCCATGATGTGATTTCCCGTCTGGAAACCATGGTGCTGATGTCGGGTATGGAATTGCCGGTGAAGGCCATTCGCCAGCAAATTGCTTCTGCGGTGCATCTGGTTTGTCAGCAGAATCGGCTGTCCGATGGATCGCGCCGTATTGTCAGCATTGCCGAACTGAATTATATCGAAGAGGAGGATTCTATCGAAATGCAGGATATTTTTGTCTTCAAAGCCGACGGCTTTGATGCAACGGGACGAACCGTCGGTCATTACATGCCCACAGGTGCTATTCCATTATTTATCAATTCATTACGAGAACGCGGCGTACCGGTGGATATGTCGATGTTTGTGATTAAGGAGTAGGGGAGAACGATGCTCATTCTCTGGATAACGTTGGTCGCCGGATTTATTTCTGTATC encodes:
- the cpaB gene encoding Flp pilus assembly protein CpaB is translated as MSRYLALIIALISGALAVVLIYGYVGRMKKDVYAGMELVPVLVAATDIAEGSHLTGDNVAYREYPKKYISQRSIGVKEGTMALGAVTKFNIEKGKPILWSDLEESSITEQGFAELLQSGMTTFVLPVTDVTGVAGRLKPNQRVDVLYTFDMSWLRGPSKPDVVSMEPQDVESLKKYVMKSMAREATGQGEDPATAVLLQNALILATGSTVMQDAGSLNNGDSSADTYSSVTLMVTPHQSRVLTFSMGHGTLSLALRKTGDSMEDKNPEIITKSVMLKQLLGSDADEEKITIMQ
- a CDS encoding FHA domain-containing protein, translating into MAKLLHKDGTVSDLGFLKNNEFAVLGTSAKADIRLHGKGIHAIHCHIINVRGRYYLRPLSHRKAVYVNNTQIREKELLLENGQTLRLGDWTMIYQIAGIDHLEEAAKGTASSDSTRNVSPKEQLKQRIHRLLLDRMDLKGLEQAGDETESKELRRHAADIIRDIMKEFDEQLRILQLDHDAFYNEVVDDVLGLGPLEGLLRDDTVSEIMVGAGYHIFVERRGVIEQTNRQFSNHNQLITIIERIVGPLGRRIDESSPIVDARLPDGSRVNAVISPIALDGPSLNIRKFAKTPLKVDDLLQFGSLSPQMADFLRIAVAKRRNIIISGGTGSGKTTLLNVVSSFISPSERIVTIEDSAELRLEQAHVIRLEARPPNIEGRGEISIRTLVRNALRMRPDRIIVGECRGGESLDMLQAMNTGHDGSLTTVHANSPHDVISRLETMVLMSGMELPVKAIRQQIASAVHLVCQQNRLSDGSRRIVSIAELNYIEEEDSIEMQDIFVFKADGFDATGRTVGHYMPTGAIPLFINSLRERGVPVDMSMFVIKE
- a CDS encoding S-adenosylmethionine-binding protein, with the protein product MNVSEDLLRFAGNRRFATILADPPWQFQNRTGKMAPEHKRLSRYNTLTLEEIKAMPVEAIAEERAHLYLWVPNALLAEGMQVMESWGFKYKTNLIWYKIRKDGGPDRRGVGFYFRNVTEMILFGIRGKNIRTLQPGRSQENILSTRKREHSRKPDEQYDLIESCSWGPFLELFGRGTRNGWATWGNQADEYVPDWNTYSNHSQADKVHMG
- a CDS encoding site-specific DNA-methyltransferase; translated protein: MDGQLGETRQMSMFQTGIHTPIIRKQIKCIWDKVKHSMNYQTLCYADVVDFSQPEIVAENTREPFYCDASSGIKLYNDDTLLFFENIPNHCIDLIFADPPYFLSSGGLTCHNGKVADVDKGDWDKARPIHEIHSFNKKWISECQRILKKDATIWVCGTFHNFFSVGFALQELGFKILNNVVWEKKDPPPNLTKKYFVHASEHLVWASKNKYAKHLYNYEALREISNGQSMKSVWRDIWTFPAADPSEKTFGKHPTQKPEEIIRRAIIASSVHGDIVFDPFCGSGTTGVVCKKLGRKFIGIDNNAEYLDTAKKRISAMERDGSSTF